The Lewinellaceae bacterium genome has a segment encoding these proteins:
- a CDS encoding NUDIX domain-containing protein has product MIRKQHFGVYCLVFTPENQLALIEKTRGPYTGLLDLPGGSVEYGEGIEQALEREILEELGIVLPGYELKFVTSFNHAYEEEGNPTNLFHIAIIYEARLPKKVALNTTVSDLDSREAHWELFETLKPAALSPLVQNVLKKYNESQIR; this is encoded by the coding sequence ATGATCCGCAAACAACACTTTGGGGTGTATTGCCTGGTTTTTACACCCGAAAATCAATTGGCATTAATCGAAAAAACAAGAGGCCCCTATACCGGATTGCTGGACTTGCCCGGAGGATCCGTTGAATACGGAGAAGGCATTGAGCAAGCCCTGGAGCGGGAAATTCTGGAGGAACTGGGTATTGTTTTACCGGGTTATGAACTGAAATTTGTCACTTCCTTCAATCATGCTTATGAAGAAGAAGGGAATCCTACCAACTTATTTCATATTGCTATTATTTATGAAGCGAGATTGCCGAAAAAAGTTGCCTTAAACACTACAGTGAGTGATCTCGATTCAAGAGAGGCACACTGGGAGCTTTTCGAGACTCTTAAGCCGGCTGCCCTGAGCCCTCTGGTACAAAACGTTCTAAAAAAATATAATGAAAGCCAAATACGATAA
- a CDS encoding lipocalin family protein yields MAKLPNRFEKGLDCVTATYSIKENGKIKVENRGRLLKDLSRFKDITGTAWVPNPEFPGRLKVRFFWPFSGDYYIMALDEHYSYALVGSPSRKFLWVLSKIKELDTETYDKLLQVAKSNGFNIDAVERINQECE; encoded by the coding sequence GTGGCTAAATTGCCCAACCGTTTTGAAAAAGGACTGGATTGTGTGACGGCCACTTATTCCATTAAGGAAAATGGCAAGATCAAGGTGGAGAACCGGGGCCGCTTACTCAAAGACCTGTCCCGGTTTAAGGACATCACCGGAACGGCCTGGGTGCCAAACCCTGAATTTCCGGGTAGGCTCAAGGTGCGCTTTTTCTGGCCTTTTTCAGGGGATTACTACATTATGGCACTCGACGAACATTATAGTTATGCGCTTGTAGGAAGCCCTTCAAGGAAGTTTTTATGGGTGCTTTCCAAAATAAAGGAACTGGATACGGAAACTTATGACAAGCTTCTGCAGGTTGCCAAATCCAATGGTTTCAATATTGATGCTGTTGAACGGATCAATCAGGAATGCGAGTAG
- a CDS encoding class I SAM-dependent methyltransferase, with protein MKAKYDKIGATYNLTRKADKYLTERIFYLLSPKKDGLYLDIGCGTGNYTHALFRKGVDFIGIDPSMEMLEQAKIKNPNIDWKLGTAEDTGLKNNSVDGIMASLTIHHWTDLGKAFLELYRVLKPGGHLVIFTATPEQMKGYWLNHYFPKMLADSIRQMPAMDLVTTTIKSAGFNLIQMEPYSIRPDLHDLFLYSGKHAPELYFKPEVRAGISSFSALANTEEVAIGLRKLRVDIDNGQIRQVKKSYENQGGDYLFMRLKK; from the coding sequence ATGAAAGCCAAATACGATAAGATAGGAGCTACGTACAACCTTACCCGAAAGGCGGACAAATACCTGACTGAAAGAATATTTTATTTGTTGAGTCCGAAAAAGGATGGGTTGTACCTTGATATCGGTTGCGGTACAGGCAATTATACCCATGCCCTTTTCAGGAAAGGCGTTGATTTTATCGGCATCGACCCTTCGATGGAAATGCTGGAACAAGCCAAAATAAAAAATCCAAATATAGACTGGAAATTGGGAACCGCTGAAGATACGGGGCTGAAAAACAATAGCGTTGACGGCATTATGGCGAGCCTCACCATTCATCACTGGACCGATCTGGGCAAGGCTTTCCTGGAACTGTACCGGGTATTAAAACCGGGAGGCCACCTGGTCATTTTTACCGCCACCCCGGAACAGATGAAAGGGTATTGGCTCAATCACTATTTTCCTAAAATGCTGGCAGATTCCATCCGGCAGATGCCTGCAATGGATCTCGTGACCACTACCATAAAATCCGCTGGTTTTAACCTCATCCAAATGGAACCCTATTCTATCCGACCGGATCTCCATGATCTTTTTCTCTATAGTGGTAAACATGCCCCGGAATTGTATTTCAAACCGGAAGTCAGGGCAGGTATATCTTCCTTCTCTGCTCTGGCAAATACCGAGGAGGTGGCTATTGGCTTGCGAAAACTAAGGGTGGATATCGATAATGGCCAAATCCGGCAAGTGAAAAAAAGTTATGAAAATCAAGGAGGAGATTACCTTTTTATGAGGTTAAAAAAATAA
- a CDS encoding SDR family oxidoreductase, whose product MKNYLIVGASSGIGKQLSRQLAEAGHSVYGTYFSHPVQNATDGIHYSPFNVLEDEPDLGFLPDELDGLVYCPGTINLKPFKRIKPESFTEDFNLQVTGAVKVIQACLPRFINEGASIVLFSTVAVQQGFNFHSQVSASKGAIEGLTRALGAELAPKIRVNCIAPSLTDTPLAARLLGTDEKREANAQRHPLKKIGTATDLANAAEFLLSEKSGWMTGQVIHVDGGMSTLKV is encoded by the coding sequence ATGAAAAATTACCTCATCGTCGGAGCTTCTTCCGGCATAGGAAAACAGCTGTCCCGGCAATTGGCCGAGGCAGGACATTCCGTTTACGGGACCTATTTTAGTCATCCTGTGCAGAACGCCACGGATGGAATCCATTATTCTCCTTTTAATGTTTTGGAAGATGAGCCGGACCTCGGTTTTTTACCTGATGAACTGGACGGGCTCGTCTATTGCCCCGGCACCATCAATTTGAAACCGTTCAAAAGAATAAAACCCGAATCCTTCACGGAGGATTTTAATTTGCAGGTGACCGGAGCTGTTAAAGTAATCCAGGCCTGTTTGCCCAGGTTTATAAATGAAGGGGCTTCCATTGTTTTGTTTTCTACCGTTGCGGTGCAACAAGGCTTTAATTTTCATTCCCAGGTTTCTGCATCCAAAGGAGCCATCGAAGGGCTAACGCGTGCGCTTGGAGCAGAACTGGCCCCTAAAATAAGAGTCAATTGTATTGCTCCTTCATTGACGGATACCCCGTTGGCGGCAAGGTTATTGGGGACTGACGAAAAACGGGAAGCCAATGCTCAACGTCATCCGCTTAAAAAAATCGGGACTGCCACTGACCTGGCCAATGCTGCTGAATTTTTATTGTCTGAAAAATCCGGTTGGATGACGGGACAGGTAATTCATGTGGACGGTGGAATGTCAACTTTAAAAGTATAA
- a CDS encoding DUF4382 domain-containing protein: protein MNFKKVAFLSALLVMFGFMACQKDSGQNGSVNFEITDAPIDDAHISGAFVTIADLQVDGQSVQGFNKTTIDLLAYQNGSTKLLSNADLDVDTYSNVTLVLDYDKDANGNSPGCYVEDTDGGKHALVATNNEILVDHSFDVASGTTTNLVIDFDLRKAIVRNNNPADSYDFVTAGEMKNAVRVVTKDRTGTIKGNCSGSGNYSDKVVVYAYKKGTFDRNTEVQGQGQSNITFTHAVSSATVDGSGNFELHFLEQGDYELHFASYDENNSTGQVALGGTILLDVISSLDIGAIGVGASTSVTVNVLFTGVLPL, encoded by the coding sequence ATGAATTTTAAGAAGGTAGCTTTCTTAAGCGCTCTGCTGGTCATGTTTGGTTTCATGGCTTGTCAGAAAGACAGCGGACAAAACGGTTCCGTAAATTTTGAAATAACAGATGCCCCGATTGATGATGCTCATATCAGCGGAGCTTTTGTAACCATTGCCGATCTACAGGTCGACGGGCAATCCGTTCAAGGATTCAACAAAACGACCATCGACCTGCTTGCTTACCAGAATGGAAGCACCAAATTGCTTTCCAATGCCGACCTTGATGTAGATACCTACAGTAATGTTACCCTTGTACTTGATTACGACAAGGATGCGAACGGCAATTCCCCTGGCTGTTACGTGGAGGATACCGATGGTGGAAAACATGCGCTGGTGGCCACGAACAATGAAATCCTGGTGGATCATTCCTTTGATGTGGCCTCCGGAACGACGACAAATCTGGTTATAGATTTTGACTTGAGAAAAGCTATTGTGAGAAACAATAACCCGGCGGACAGTTATGATTTTGTCACGGCAGGAGAAATGAAAAACGCGGTAAGGGTGGTTACTAAAGACAGAACCGGTACCATTAAGGGAAATTGCAGCGGCTCTGGAAACTATAGCGATAAGGTGGTGGTTTACGCTTACAAAAAGGGAACCTTCGACCGAAACACCGAAGTCCAGGGACAGGGACAAAGCAACATTACCTTTACTCATGCCGTTTCTAGCGCCACGGTAGACGGCAGCGGTAATTTCGAATTGCATTTCCTGGAACAGGGCGATTACGAATTACATTTTGCCTCTTATGATGAAAATAACAGCACAGGTCAGGTAGCGCTTGGAGGCACCATATTGCTCGATGTCATATCCTCCCTGGATATCGGAGCTATTGGGGTGGGCGCATCCACCTCGGTTACCGTCAATGTATTGTTTACCGGGGTTTTGCCATTATAA
- a CDS encoding SDR family oxidoreductase, giving the protein MKILLTGTTGYIGKRLLPILLSEGHEVVCCVRDKNRFDVSGYNSSKLSVIELDFLEQETMKNIPEDIDVAYYLIHSMSSSIHDFDVMEETSARNFKDRMEQTRVKQVIYLSGIANEEKLSKHLSSRKNVESVLASSVYHLTTLRAGIIIGSGSASFEIMRDLVEKLPVMVTPKWLNTKSQPISIRNVLEYLYGVLLYKPAFDSSFDIGGPEILTYKELLLRFAKVRKLKRKIFIVPVMTPKLSSYWLYFVTSTSYKLAINLVDSMKIEVICKENNLHELLGIKLLSYEEAIHFAFEKIVSHDVLSSWKDAQSSEILSKGISNLVEVPTFGCFKDKRNEVITDKKQTLDRIWSLGGDTGWYYADWLWAIRGFMDKLVGGVGLRRGRKHPAEITAGDALDFWRVLYADRQEGRLLLYAEMKLPGEAWLEFKTKDNKLYQTATFRPLGLWGRLYWYAVLPFHGPIFNGMIKKLAH; this is encoded by the coding sequence ATGAAAATTCTACTTACCGGAACAACAGGTTACATAGGCAAAAGGCTACTGCCAATCCTGCTGAGCGAGGGGCATGAAGTGGTTTGTTGTGTGCGGGATAAAAACAGGTTTGACGTCAGCGGATACAACAGCTCAAAACTGAGTGTTATCGAGTTGGATTTTCTTGAGCAGGAAACCATGAAAAATATTCCTGAAGATATTGACGTTGCCTATTATCTGATCCATTCCATGTCATCCTCCATTCATGATTTTGATGTAATGGAAGAAACCTCTGCGCGAAATTTCAAGGACAGGATGGAGCAAACCAGGGTCAAACAGGTGATTTATTTAAGCGGTATCGCCAATGAAGAAAAGCTCTCGAAACACCTGAGCTCAAGGAAAAATGTAGAAAGTGTCCTGGCATCCAGTGTTTATCACCTGACCACTTTGCGCGCCGGAATAATTATTGGCTCTGGTAGTGCTTCTTTTGAAATCATGCGTGACCTGGTGGAGAAATTACCCGTCATGGTGACCCCTAAATGGCTGAATACCAAATCGCAACCCATTTCCATCCGTAACGTTTTGGAATACCTGTATGGCGTATTGTTGTATAAACCTGCATTCGATTCGAGTTTTGATATCGGCGGACCGGAAATTCTTACCTATAAGGAACTGCTGTTGAGATTTGCAAAGGTTCGGAAGTTAAAACGCAAAATTTTTATCGTCCCCGTAATGACACCCAAGCTTTCTTCTTATTGGCTCTATTTCGTCACTTCAACTTCTTACAAACTGGCCATCAACCTGGTGGATAGTATGAAGATTGAAGTCATCTGTAAGGAAAATAACTTGCATGAGCTACTGGGTATAAAGTTGTTGTCTTATGAAGAGGCCATCCATTTCGCATTTGAAAAAATTGTTTCGCACGATGTATTGTCCAGCTGGAAAGATGCCCAGTCGAGTGAAATATTATCAAAAGGGATTTCTAATCTCGTTGAAGTGCCGACTTTTGGTTGTTTTAAAGACAAACGGAACGAAGTGATCACAGATAAAAAACAAACCCTGGACCGTATTTGGTCATTGGGAGGTGACACCGGGTGGTATTATGCCGACTGGCTCTGGGCTATCAGAGGTTTTATGGATAAGTTGGTAGGGGGGGTCGGACTGCGCCGGGGGCGTAAACATCCTGCTGAGATCACGGCAGGCGACGCGCTTGATTTCTGGCGTGTGCTTTATGCCGACAGGCAAGAGGGAAGGTTGTTATTGTACGCGGAAATGAAACTTCCCGGCGAAGCATGGCTGGAGTTTAAAACAAAAGACAACAAGTTATACCAGACCGCGACCTTTCGTCCGTTAGGATTATGGGGCAGGCTTTATTGGTACGCTGTCTTACCGTTTCACGGACCGATCTTCAACGGGATGATTAAAAAACTGGCTCATTAA
- a CDS encoding fasciclin domain-containing protein, which translates to MKRTLNTLIILALSLVFSFGQTITEIVVASEDHTTLEAAVIAAGLDDDLSGEGPFTVFAPTDAAFAALPAGTVETLLMDPTGQLAQILLYHVIGGAAVFSTDLTDGQMATTLEGSDITVTINADGVFINDAMVTVADIEASNGVVHVIDAVLLPPPPPSVVDIIVNSEDHNTLEAAVIAAGLADDLSGEGPFTVFAPTDAAFAALPAGTVEALLMDPTGQLAQILLYHVIGGAAVFSTDLTDGQMATTLEGSDITVTINADGVFINDAMVTVADIEASNGVVHVIDAVLLPPPPPSVVDIIVNSEDHNTLEAAVIAAGLADDLSGEGPFTVFAPTDAAFAALPAGTVEALLMDPTGQLAQILLYHVIGGAAVFSTDLTDGQMATTLEGSDITVTINADGVFINDAMVTVADIEASNGVVHVIDAVLLPPAPPSVVDIIVNSEDHNTLEAAVIAAGLADDLSGEGPFTVFAPTDAAFAALPAGTVEALLMDPTGQLAQILLYHVIGGAAVFSTDLTDGQMATTLEGSDITVTINADGVFINDAMVTVADIEASNGVVHVIDAVLLPPPPPSVVDIIVNSEDHNTLEAAVIAAGLADDLSGEGPFTVFAPTDAAFAALPAGTVEALLMDPTGQLAQILLYHVIGGAAVFSTDLTDGQMATTLEGSDITVTINADGVFINDAMVTVADIEASNGVVHVIDAVLLPPAPPSVVDIIVNSEDHNTLEAAVIAAGLADDLSGEGPFTVFAPTDAAFAALPAGTVEALLMDPTGQLAQILLYHVIGGAAVFSTDLTDGQMAATLQGEDITITINADGVFINDAMVTVADIEASNGVVHVIDAVLLPPSLVSVNPVSEGQIKVSPNPASTFIEIQLPADLGGEKQFLIMDANGKLISTQKTQDQYRKLDVSNLPAGMYFLRIDTASGSYFDKIVIR; encoded by the coding sequence ATGAAAAGAACTCTGAACACCTTAATTATTTTAGCACTCTCTCTGGTGTTTTCGTTTGGCCAGACGATTACGGAAATAGTGGTCGCCAGCGAAGACCACACTACCCTTGAAGCGGCGGTTATTGCCGCCGGACTGGACGATGATCTGTCCGGCGAGGGCCCATTCACCGTATTTGCGCCAACCGATGCAGCCTTTGCAGCTTTGCCGGCCGGAACGGTAGAAACGTTGCTGATGGACCCGACAGGACAACTGGCCCAAATTTTATTGTACCACGTAATTGGAGGAGCAGCAGTATTCTCGACGGATTTGACAGACGGCCAGATGGCCACTACTTTAGAAGGATCAGACATTACGGTAACGATCAATGCAGACGGCGTATTCATCAATGATGCGATGGTAACGGTAGCGGATATTGAGGCTTCCAATGGAGTGGTGCACGTAATCGACGCGGTATTGTTGCCACCGCCCCCCCCAAGTGTAGTAGACATCATCGTTAATAGCGAAGACCACAATACCCTTGAAGCAGCGGTTATCGCAGCTGGACTGGCAGATGATCTGTCCGGCGAGGGCCCATTCACCGTATTTGCGCCAACCGATGCAGCCTTTGCAGCTTTGCCGGCCGGAACGGTAGAAGCTTTACTGATGGATCCAACAGGACAACTGGCCCAAATTTTATTGTACCACGTAATTGGAGGAGCAGCAGTATTCTCGACGGATTTGACAGACGGTCAGATGGCCACTACTTTAGAAGGATCAGACATTACGGTAACGATCAATGCAGACGGCGTATTCATCAATGATGCGATGGTAACGGTAGCGGATATTGAGGCTTCCAATGGAGTGGTGCACGTAATCGACGCGGTATTGTTGCCACCGCCCCCCCCAAGTGTAGTAGACATCATCGTCAATAGCGAAGACCACAATACCCTTGAAGCAGCGGTTATCGCAGCAGGTTTGGCAGATGATCTGTCCGGCGAGGGCCCATTCACCGTATTTGCGCCAACCGATGCAGCCTTTGCAGCTTTGCCGGCCGGAACGGTAGAAGCTTTACTGATGGACCCAACAGGACAACTGGCCCAAATTTTATTGTACCACGTAATTGGAGGAGCAGCAGTATTCTCGACGGATTTGACAGACGGACAGATGGCCACTACATTAGAAGGATCCGACATTACGGTAACGATCAATGCGGATGGTGTATTCATCAATGATGCGATGGTAACGGTAGCAGATATTGAGGCCTCCAATGGTGTAGTGCACGTAATCGACGCGGTATTGTTGCCGCCGGCCCCCCCAAGTGTAGTAGACATCATCGTCAATAGCGAAGACCACAATACCCTTGAAGCAGCGGTTATCGCAGCAGGTTTGGCAGATGATCTGTCCGGCGAGGGCCCATTCACCGTATTTGCGCCAACCGATGCAGCCTTTGCAGCTTTGCCGGCCGGAACGGTAGAAGCTTTACTGATGGACCCGACAGGACAACTGGCCCAGATTTTATTGTACCACGTAATTGGAGGAGCAGCAGTATTCTCGACGGATTTGACAGACGGTCAGATGGCCACTACATTAGAAGGATCAGACATTACGGTAACGATCAATGCGGATGGTGTATTCATCAATGATGCGATGGTAACGGTAGCGGATATTGAGGCTTCCAATGGAGTGGTGCACGTAATCGACGCGGTATTGTTGCCACCGCCCCCCCCAAGTGTAGTGGACATTATCGTCAATAGCGAAGACCACAATACCCTTGAAGCAGCGGTTATCGCAGCAGGTTTGGCAGATGATCTGTCCGGCGAGGGCCCATTCACCGTATTTGCGCCAACCGATGCAGCCTTTGCAGCTTTGCCGGCCGGAACGGTAGAAGCTTTACTGATGGACCCGACAGGACAACTGGCCCAGATTTTATTGTACCACGTAATTGGAGGAGCAGCAGTATTCTCGACGGATTTGACAGACGGTCAGATGGCCACTACATTAGAAGGATCAGACATTACGGTAACGATCAATGCGGATGGTGTATTCATCAATGATGCGATGGTAACGGTAGCAGATATTGAGGCTTCCAATGGTGTAGTGCACGTAATCGACGCGGTATTGTTGCCGCCGGCCCCCCCAAGTGTAGTAGACATCATCGTCAATAGCGAAGACCACAATACCCTTGAAGCAGCGGTTATCGCAGCAGGTTTGGCAGATGATCTGTCCGGCGAGGGCCCATTCACCGTATTTGCGCCAACCGATGCAGCCTTTGCAGCTTTGCCGGCCGGAACGGTAGAAGCTTTACTGATGGATCCAACAGGACAACTGGCCCAGATTTTATTGTACCACGTAATTGGAGGAGCAGCAGTATTCTCGACGGATTTGACAGACGGCCAGATGGCCGCGACTTTGCAAGGAGAAGACATCACAATTACGATCAATGCAGACGGCGTATTCATCAATGATGCGATGGTAACGGTAGCGGATATTGAGGCTTCCAATGGTGTAGTGCACGTAATCGACGCGGTATTGTTGCCACCATCACTGGTAAGTGTAAACCCGGTAAGTGAAGGACAAATCAAAGTTTCTCCTAACCCAGCATCAACATTTATTGAGATACAGTTGCCTGCAGATTTAGGTGGAGAAAAACAATTCCTGATTATGGATGCCAATGGTAAATTGATTAGCACACAAAAGACACAAGACCAATATCGTAAGCTGGATGTGAGTAACCTTCCTGCAGGGATGTACTTCCTGCGTATAGACACAGCTTCCGGAAGTTACTTTGATAAAATAGTAATTAGATAG
- a CDS encoding gluconokinase, protein MIIIVMGVSGCGKTTIGKQLSQSMKVPFYDADDFHPLVNVQKMANGEPLNDDDRRPWLQSLADHIVQWKSTGGAVLACSALKESYRKILGSGMTEIQWVYLPGTYDQIKTRMENREDHYMKADLLRSQFEALEEPDYGIRVDISLSPKEIVHSILARWNDAR, encoded by the coding sequence ATGATCATTATAGTCATGGGCGTAAGCGGATGTGGCAAAACCACCATTGGAAAACAGTTGAGCCAGTCAATGAAGGTGCCTTTTTATGATGCCGATGATTTTCATCCCTTGGTTAATGTTCAAAAGATGGCCAATGGCGAACCATTGAACGATGATGACAGGAGGCCCTGGCTGCAATCCCTTGCAGATCATATTGTGCAATGGAAATCAACTGGAGGAGCTGTCTTAGCCTGTTCTGCACTAAAGGAATCCTATCGTAAAATCCTTGGAAGTGGAATGACAGAAATTCAATGGGTTTATTTACCCGGAACATACGACCAGATCAAAACACGGATGGAAAATCGGGAAGATCATTATATGAAGGCAGATTTATTGCGATCTCAGTTTGAGGCACTGGAGGAGCCGGATTACGGTATTCGGGTGGATATTTCCCTTTCGCCCAAAGAGATTGTCCATAGTATTTTAGCCAGGTGGAATGACGCAAGGTAA
- a CDS encoding SAM-dependent methyltransferase — protein MQQFLTFLKESLQGKTFVELTLANKRDKSNDLKLVIVKPVQTKKGDRLSFVYRYPTKDITKNFSWEESLEQLELLLNKDFLQAVAYTLKEDRHLTINSKNKTKITTKSPTKTEKPPLEHNRQKNRMIATEGNIYLHELGITTADWQVKNTKQDKYRQINKYVEIIDGVLKSTPLGPSYNVVDMGAGKGYLTFALYDYLYQTTGRNPNVIGVELRKELVEKCNIIAEKSSFPNLKFQEGTIIDAPLPDIDVLIALHACDTATDDAIYRGIKSGSQVIVCAPCCHKQIRKQIDPEDDLAQITRFGILKERQAEIITDAIRALFLEAYGYKTKVFEFIATEHTPKNILIVGTKQREMEEPDPEILQQIQNIKSTYGIEYHYLEKLLRE, from the coding sequence ATGCAGCAGTTCCTAACATTTCTTAAAGAAAGCCTTCAGGGAAAAACTTTTGTCGAACTTACCCTCGCCAATAAACGCGATAAATCGAACGACTTGAAGCTGGTCATTGTAAAACCCGTTCAGACCAAAAAAGGGGATCGCTTGTCATTTGTTTACCGGTATCCTACTAAAGATATCACGAAGAATTTTTCCTGGGAGGAGAGTCTTGAACAGCTTGAATTGTTGTTGAACAAAGATTTCCTGCAGGCCGTAGCTTATACCCTGAAGGAGGACCGCCACCTCACTATCAATTCGAAAAATAAAACTAAAATTACTACCAAATCACCCACCAAAACAGAAAAACCACCCCTGGAACACAACCGGCAGAAAAACAGGATGATTGCTACCGAAGGCAATATATATTTGCATGAACTCGGAATTACCACCGCCGATTGGCAGGTAAAAAACACAAAACAGGACAAATACCGGCAAATCAATAAATACGTCGAGATCATTGACGGTGTTTTGAAATCCACTCCTTTGGGCCCCTCCTATAATGTGGTGGATATGGGGGCCGGAAAAGGGTATCTGACCTTTGCCCTTTATGATTATCTATATCAGACAACCGGCCGGAATCCCAACGTCATCGGGGTGGAACTTCGCAAGGAACTCGTAGAAAAATGCAACATCATTGCTGAAAAATCATCTTTTCCCAATCTTAAATTCCAGGAAGGAACCATCATTGATGCTCCCTTACCGGATATTGATGTGTTGATCGCTCTCCATGCCTGTGATACGGCAACAGATGATGCGATTTACCGCGGTATCAAATCCGGTTCACAGGTCATCGTCTGCGCCCCTTGCTGTCACAAACAGATCCGCAAGCAAATCGACCCGGAGGATGATCTTGCTCAGATCACCCGCTTTGGGATTCTCAAAGAAAGACAGGCAGAGATCATCACGGATGCGATCCGGGCGCTTTTCCTTGAAGCTTATGGGTATAAAACCAAGGTTTTTGAGTTCATCGCCACGGAACACACGCCTAAAAATATTCTCATCGTCGGGACAAAACAACGGGAAATGGAGGAACCTGACCCGGAAATCCTGCAACAAATTCAAAACATAAAATCCACCTACGGCATCGAGTATCACTACCTGGAAAAACTTCTCAGGGAATGA